From the Companilactobacillus ginsenosidimutans genome, the window ATAAGAATTATCACAAAGAAACGGGCATCACTCCACAAGAATTTTTCAAAAAATATGTTGGTTGGGATATCGATAATTATGTTTCAACAATCAACGCACCAACAGCAGACAAGCCATACAATCACGTCTATACTGTTGAATTGCTAGGAAACGTTGTCGGTGGACGCCAAGTTCGTCACCTTAACCTAGCAATCGATGACTTCAAATCACTAGCAGTTAAACAACTTCAATCAGGCGAAGCAGTCTGGTTCGGTAGTGACGTCGTCCAAAGTTCAGACCGTAAATTAGGAATCATGGACACAAAAATCTATGACCTAGAAGGCCTATTCAACACAGACTTCAGCATGACAAAGGCAGAACGCCTGGACTATGTTGAAAGTATGATGGACCACGCAATGGTAATCACCGGCGTCGACTTAGATGAAAACGGCAAACCAACAAAATGGAAAGTTGAAAACTCATGGGGAGAAAAAGTCGGAACAAAAGGCTACTTCGTAATGAGCGACGACTGGTTCGACCAATTCGTCTACCAACTAGTAATCAACAAAGACTTATTAAGCGACTCACTAAAAACAACATTTGACACAGAAGCAAAAGATCCAAAAGTATTAGCACCATGGGATCCAATGGGAGCACTAGCTTAAAAGAGCCAAAAAAAGCACGCACTTAAACACGGAACATAAGACGACCATAGCGGAGAGGGGTGCGTAACACCCCCGCAGCTCTGGGCGCCTTATGTGTAGTGTTTAGTGCTTTTTTTAGCGTTTCAAAAAAACAGCCAAAAACAAAACGCACTTGGGCACGGAGCGTAAGATGCGACACAGCGGAGTGGGCGCGTAACGCCCCGCAGCTTTGTCCAGCTTACACGCAGTGTCCAGTTTTGTTTTTGGCGTTTCCACTATATAAAAGTGAACAAAGCAGATCCAATCATCCCAAAAAAGGTCGTTCACCTATAACCCCACCAAGTCAAAATTTATTTCAAACTCAAAAAGGCCCAATACCCACCAGATATTGAGCCTTTTATAATACAATCAAACAATTTGAAATATCCAATTATTTATCCCAAAAATCTCCCCTGCAAGCATATAATTGAAGTTATTATCATCTCTGAGTAAAAAGAAACGAGGTTATTCAATGCTAAACAATCAATTCGCAATAAAGCCAACTGACTACCAAACTCAGCTAAATGAACTACACGATATTCACTTCATTGATACAGACAATGAGGATGAATCAAATCCAATAAAACTCTGGAAAAATTTTTTAAGGAAAAGCTTTCTAGACTCAAATAGCGATTCAGTGTTCTCACAAAAACTTTCTACACTAATGGCTACTCCTGACGTAAATTTGAATTCATATCTTGAAGAAAATTCAAGATTAAACATTGCTGCTTTCTATAATGTCGCCTTGCAATTATTGGGTTTCCCACCTGATATTGACTTCTCATTTGCTGACCCATTAGAAGGAATGAAAAAAATTCAGCTAAAAATTGTCGATCATCAAGATAAATTTTTAACAGTAGATGAATTAAAATCAGCATGGTATTGGCTTCTAGCTACTCACAATAAAGACGGACAAACATACTTGGACTCATTGGCTGCGCAAGGATATTTCGTCAGTTTCTATGATGATGAAACCGTTCAAAAGCCCCTACTCTTCAACGGAAAAACCTTGCCGGTATTTAATCCACATAGATTGATTCGTGAAGTTGTTTATGTAGAATCACCCCAAGATACCGATCATGATGGAAAATTAGATTTACTAAAGGTCGAAATCCTACGTCCTGCTGAATCGAATAATGGACTTAAAGTTCCAACTTTGTATACTGCAAGTCCATATAATCAAGGAACAAATGATGAGACTGGCGACAGGTTAATGCACAACGTCAACATCCCTCTTACTCACAAAAATCCTGATACAAATAAATATGCTGACATAGAGTACACAGACAGTGAATCCACTTTACCTGCAGCACGTCCGGTCAAAGGCACTTCTGAATCAACTGAGGAAACCTTTGCTAGAGAACAGTCATATACACTAAACGATTATTTCTTAGCCCGTGGCTTTGGTGTTGCATATGCTGCAGGAATAGGTACAAAAGATTCTGACGGAGTGCGGACAACCGGTGATCCGGAAGAAACTGTATCAACAATTTCAGTTATCGAATGGCTAGCTGGCAATAGACGTGCCTTTACCAATAAAATTGACAATATTGCAATCAAAGCAGATTGGTCAAACAAACATGTTGCAATGACCGGTCGCTCATATCTAGGTACCCTGGCAACTGCCGCTGCGACGACTGGTGTTGAAGGCTTGAAAGCCATTCTATGTGAGGCTGCAATTTCAAGTTGGTATGATTACTACCGTGATGGTGGATTAGTCATTGCACCAGGTGGATTCCCTGGCGAGGATGCCGATGTACTTGCAGAAGAAACATTTAGCAGACGCCTTCAGGCTGGAGATTATCACAAAGTTAAAACAACGTGGGATAATCAGCTGAAAAGTATTACCGAGGGTCAAGATAGAGCAACCGGAAATTATAATACTTTTTGGGACGCAAGAAACTATCGTAAAAATGCTAAAAACATTAAAGCTGACGTCATGTTTGTTCACGGACTAAATGATTGGAATGTTAAGCCACGTAACGTTGAGAGATTGTGGAACGACATTGCAGGAAATGATATTTCTAAAAAAATTATTCTTCATCAAGGTCAGCATATTTACATTAATGCTTTCCGATCAATCGATTTTACTGATATTGCGAACCTCTGGTTGACCAATGAGTTGTGGGATGTTGATAACGGTGCCCAGAAGCTCTTGCCAAATGTTATCGTTCAAGATAATGTTAAATCTGAAACTTGGAACAGTTATTCAAGTTGGAGCAATAAGCAAAACGCTGAAAAGAATTATTACTTATCTGAGGACACTCTTAGACCAACAAAAGAGCCCACTTCAGATATTCAGATTTTTTCTGATAAGTTACCAGAAAATATCTTTGCTAACTATTGTAAAAATATAGATAAGTGGCAAAATGATTTGGTTACGGAAAATAATAATTCACTTAAAAAGAATCGATTGATATTCAAATCTGACCGATTGTCCTCAGAATTATTATTGGATGGAACTCCCAAAATCAACTTAAGAATTGCTAGTGACCAAAACATTGGAATGCTTAGTTTTCAAGTGATTGACTATGGTATAAGCAAACGATTGAACGTCTCACCTAGCATTCTTAAAGCAAAGGGATTGGCTGAAACTTATGATTGGCGTGAAGACGATTTGCGAGAATTTCAAATCTCCCACAAACCTTCCGAATACAAAATGATTACTAAAGGTCACATCAATTTACAAAACCGCAAAAATAATTATCATGTCCAAGAAATATCTCCAAACAAGTTTTATGATATTTCGGTTGAACTACAGCCCACTATGTATCGCTTGATTGAAGGTCATCAGCTTGGACTAGTTATTTATGCGACAGATTTTGGAATGACCATCCGAGGAAATCAGAATATTAATTATAGTGTTGATCCAAAATATTCATCACTAGTTGTTCCTTTCCACAGCGCTAAATAAAGTTTTAACAGGGATTAAATTTATTAATAAACTTCTATGTTTATATTTAAAGTTAAATAGTTTGAAGCGATATTTTAAAATGTTATAATCGCCTTCGAATTGTTCGATTTGGAGAGTATATTTTATGGATAAAAAAGATTTGAATATGCTTAAGAAAAATCCGCACTCAAAAATGTCCGTTGCTGGTTTTCTTATTGCATTAGGTATTGTTTATGGGGACATCGGTACATCGCCTCTATATGTAATGCACTCGCTAATGATCGGAAATGGCGGACTTAAAAACATGTCCGACAATTTCATCTTAGGTAGTGTGTCACTTATTTTCTGGACTTTGACGATTGTTACGACTACTAAGTATGTTTTAATTGCTCTTCGAGCCGATAACCGTGGTGAAGGTGGAATCTTTGCACTTTACACTCTGGTTCGAAAACGTGCCAAATGGCTGATTATCCCCGCAATGATTGGTGGAGCCACCTTCTTGGCTGATGGTATGATGACTCCTGCAGTTACCGTTACAGCGGCAATTGAAGGTCTCAAAGGCATTGCTATTAACAACAATGTCTTGATTCACACCCAGACCCAAGTAATTATTATCACAATAATTATCTTGTCGACGTTGTTCTTCATTCAACGTTTCGGTACTCAATTAATTGGTAAAGCTTTCGGTCCAATTATGACCGTCTGGTTTGCCTTCCTTGGTTTGTTAGGATTATTCAATCTTTCTTATGATTGGTCAGTTTTAAGAGCATTGAACCCTTATTACGCCATTCAACTTTTGACCAGCCCATATAATCTACGTGGTATTTTCATTTTAGGAAGTATCTTCCTTGCCACAACTGGTGCCGAAGCGTTGTATTCGGATATGGGACACGTTGGCCGTCCTAACATTTATACTAGTTGGCCATTTGTTAAAATTTGTTTGCTTCTAAGTTATTTAGGACAAGCAACATGGATTCTAAGAGTACGTGATACAGCCATTAATTTGCCTGCAAACTTTAATCCATTTTACGAATCAATGCCACCTAAGTTAAGATTATTTGGTATCTTTTTAGCAGCTATGGCCGCAATTATTGCTTCTCAAGCATTGATTTCTGGTTCATATACGCTTGTATCTGAAGCTACAAAGTTAAGAATTTTTCCAAGATTAAAGACTTACTATCCAACGAACTTCAAAGGTCAACTGTACATTCCAACAGTTAACTCAATCATTTGGATTGTTTGTATCTTCTTAGTAATTTTCTTCCAAAACTCAGAAAATATGTCAAATGCATATGGTCTGGAAATTACCATCACTATGCTAATGACAACAATCCTGTTGCACCAATGGATGTTGATGAAGCGACTAAATAAATTTTTCACCACCTTCATCATTGGGTTCTTCTTTGTAATTGAAAGTATTTTCTTAATTACAAACAGTAGTAAATTCATCCAAGGTGCCTACATTACGATGATTATTGCTGGTGTCTTGATTGGTATCATGTTCGTTTGGAGATATGGTGACAGACTTATGGATGACAATACATTCAGAAGTCACTTTGCCTCACTATTAGCATTCAAACACCAATTAAACGACTTGAGAAAAGATCCAAGTTATCCACTAACAACTACAAACTTGGTTTACTTAACCAAAGTTCACGATGGATATCGAATTAAGAAAAATATTCTCTATTCAATTTTAGATAAACGACCAAAACGAGCGGAAGTATATTGGTTCGTAACAGTCAACGTTACCGATGAGCCATATACCGCAGCCTACAGTGCCGAAACCTTCGACACAGACTACATGGTCAGTGTTCAATTGTACTTAGGTTTCCGAGTTGATCAAAAAGTTAACGTCTATCTAAGACAAATCGTTAATGACTTAATGTCAAACGGTGAAATTAAAACACAACCACAAAAATACACAACAATCCCTGATCGCCAAGTAGGAGATTTCTCATTTGTACTAATAAAAGAAGTCCTCTCACCAGACACAAGAATCAGTGGAGTCAAAAAAGGAATCATACATCTAAGACTAGTACTACAAAAGTTCATCTCCCCCGCCAACTGGTTCGGACTATCCTACAGTGACGTAGTAGAAGAACGAGTACCACTAGTACTAGGAAAAGTATCCTTAAACAGAATAAGATTAGTCAGAAAAGACCGATCAGCATTAAAAGACATCCCAGTCGATAATCCTGTCGGAGACGACGATGACGAAGATGAAGATTAGAGCATAAAATCACACGCCCTTGGACGCGGAGCATAAGACGCCCATAGCGGAGAGGGGTGCGTAACACCCCCGCAGCTCTGGACAACTTATGTGCAGTGGCCAGTTTGATTTTTAGCGTTTCCACTACATAAAAGTAATGCGAATCACACAAACTTGAGTGAATCTAGAACTCATCAAAATGTGTATAACCACAAAAAGTACGATATCTCGATTAGGAGGTATCGTACTTTTTATTTTCTAAAATTCCAACCTACTGAGCCCGATCCAAATCACCAACCTCAGCATCACGATCATAAATCCCCTCATCCTTCAAAATCCGATAAACATCAACACCAGTCTTCAAAGACTTCTTAACTGCATCACAAGCGGCTTCATATCCAATAACTGGAGTCAAATCAGTAACAGTCTCTGCACTGTTCTTAACATCATCTGCACATTCCTTAACATTAGCTTGAATACCCTTGACGCATTCAGTCGCCATCATTGCACAAGCAGAATTAAGGAAGTCTACAGATTCAAACAAGTTATGGAAAATTACTGGCTCAAAAGCATTCAATTCTAGTTCGCCAGACTCTGCGGCAAATGTAATTGTGGCATCATTACCAATTACTTCAAATGCCGCCTGAGATGCAATTTCTGGAATGACTGGATTAACCTTCCCAGGCATAATTGAAGAACCCGCCTGTTGTGCAGGTAATTCAATCTCATTAAATCCACTTTTTGGACCACTGGAAAGCAATCTCAAATCATGACTCATCTTTGATAGCATGACTGCTAAAGCTTTTAGAGAGCCGGAAAATAGCACATAACTATCTAAATTTTGAGTAGCATCCAACAAATCTTCGGCTTGACGGATATTTCTGCCATAGTCTTTCTTTAATTCAGAATACAGGATCTCATCGTATCCATCCGATGTATTCACGCCAGTACCAATTGCTGTTCCACCCATATTCAAAATTTCAAGTTGTTGTGTTGCTTTTTGAACTTGATCTAAACAGCGTGTTAAACCGCTTGCAAAAGCTTTAAAGCTATTACCTAAAGTTGTAGGCACAGCTTCTTGAAGTTGCGTACGGCCCAT encodes:
- a CDS encoding Xaa-Pro dipeptidyl-peptidase — encoded protein: MLNNQFAIKPTDYQTQLNELHDIHFIDTDNEDESNPIKLWKNFLRKSFLDSNSDSVFSQKLSTLMATPDVNLNSYLEENSRLNIAAFYNVALQLLGFPPDIDFSFADPLEGMKKIQLKIVDHQDKFLTVDELKSAWYWLLATHNKDGQTYLDSLAAQGYFVSFYDDETVQKPLLFNGKTLPVFNPHRLIREVVYVESPQDTDHDGKLDLLKVEILRPAESNNGLKVPTLYTASPYNQGTNDETGDRLMHNVNIPLTHKNPDTNKYADIEYTDSESTLPAARPVKGTSESTEETFAREQSYTLNDYFLARGFGVAYAAGIGTKDSDGVRTTGDPEETVSTISVIEWLAGNRRAFTNKIDNIAIKADWSNKHVAMTGRSYLGTLATAAATTGVEGLKAILCEAAISSWYDYYRDGGLVIAPGGFPGEDADVLAEETFSRRLQAGDYHKVKTTWDNQLKSITEGQDRATGNYNTFWDARNYRKNAKNIKADVMFVHGLNDWNVKPRNVERLWNDIAGNDISKKIILHQGQHIYINAFRSIDFTDIANLWLTNELWDVDNGAQKLLPNVIVQDNVKSETWNSYSSWSNKQNAEKNYYLSEDTLRPTKEPTSDIQIFSDKLPENIFANYCKNIDKWQNDLVTENNNSLKKNRLIFKSDRLSSELLLDGTPKINLRIASDQNIGMLSFQVIDYGISKRLNVSPSILKAKGLAETYDWREDDLREFQISHKPSEYKMITKGHINLQNRKNNYHVQEISPNKFYDISVELQPTMYRLIEGHQLGLVIYATDFGMTIRGNQNINYSVDPKYSSLVVPFHSAK
- a CDS encoding KUP/HAK/KT family potassium transporter — protein: MDKKDLNMLKKNPHSKMSVAGFLIALGIVYGDIGTSPLYVMHSLMIGNGGLKNMSDNFILGSVSLIFWTLTIVTTTKYVLIALRADNRGEGGIFALYTLVRKRAKWLIIPAMIGGATFLADGMMTPAVTVTAAIEGLKGIAINNNVLIHTQTQVIIITIIILSTLFFIQRFGTQLIGKAFGPIMTVWFAFLGLLGLFNLSYDWSVLRALNPYYAIQLLTSPYNLRGIFILGSIFLATTGAEALYSDMGHVGRPNIYTSWPFVKICLLLSYLGQATWILRVRDTAINLPANFNPFYESMPPKLRLFGIFLAAMAAIIASQALISGSYTLVSEATKLRIFPRLKTYYPTNFKGQLYIPTVNSIIWIVCIFLVIFFQNSENMSNAYGLEITITMLMTTILLHQWMLMKRLNKFFTTFIIGFFFVIESIFLITNSSKFIQGAYITMIIAGVLIGIMFVWRYGDRLMDDNTFRSHFASLLAFKHQLNDLRKDPSYPLTTTNLVYLTKVHDGYRIKKNILYSILDKRPKRAEVYWFVTVNVTDEPYTAAYSAETFDTDYMVSVQLYLGFRVDQKVNVYLRQIVNDLMSNGEIKTQPQKYTTIPDRQVGDFSFVLIKEVLSPDTRISGVKKGIIHLRLVLQKFISPANWFGLSYSDVVEERVPLVLGKVSLNRIRLVRKDRSALKDIPVDNPVGDDDDEDED
- a CDS encoding aspartate ammonia-lyase; this encodes MTYRIEKDLIGTLKISDDDYYGINTERASRNFKLQTKKTDLDFIKQVARIKKAAATANEKVGRLSQKKAEAIRLAVTDILADKLDNQFIITEIQGGAGTSTNMNVNEVITNRALEILGHKKGEYQYLSPLDDVNAGQSTNDVYPSAGKLTTLIKTNKLTLSVATLIDVLLEKSEEFAHVQKMGRTQLQEAVPTTLGNSFKAFASGLTRCLDQVQKATQQLEILNMGGTAIGTGVNTSDGYDEILYSELKKDYGRNIRQAEDLLDATQNLDSYVLFSGSLKALAVMLSKMSHDLRLLSSGPKSGFNEIELPAQQAGSSIMPGKVNPVIPEIASQAAFEVIGNDATITFAAESGELELNAFEPVIFHNLFESVDFLNSACAMMATECVKGIQANVKECADDVKNSAETVTDLTPVIGYEAACDAVKKSLKTGVDVYRILKDEGIYDRDAEVGDLDRAQ